The proteins below come from a single Molothrus aeneus isolate 106 chromosome 21, BPBGC_Maene_1.0, whole genome shotgun sequence genomic window:
- the TAS1R1 gene encoding taste receptor type 1 member 1, which produces MPPPALLRLCLCAAAAAASSFTLRGDHRLAGLFPLHTAARRDDTSLLVRGCDDAAFKSHGYCLAQALRFAVEEINNSTTLLPNVTLGYEIYDTCSESTNLHATLCALARKGRQDVQVLPSFQHYEPQAVAVIGPDSTRLALTTAAVLSLFLVPEISYEASTELLSLKRLYPSFLRTIPSDKQQVKAIFLLLQRFGWTWVVLLGSDDTYGRAGLDALQELLIASNVCVAYRGTIPANSDASNPELHNLVRILTDVKVNVTVVFSTKGSVLPFFEVVVQKNITGMVWVASEDWSLAQAIWQVPGIQTIGSVFGMAVEKPEPTMLERFEAWKMWEEGTVAECGSSAEAGRESVGSTRLDCTQCCTGCRALATVSDMYDAQGSFSVYSAVYAVAHGLHDLLGCASGTCSKGTIYPWQLLQKIRQVNFTLYKSRISFDAQGDIHKGYDIVMWKWLGPKWAFDVIGTFRVNPDRLSINPGKILWHTEDGQAPSSVCSEACKPGEMRLQQSRHKCCFSCVACPPGTFLNTSDPFDCQACGLDQWAPAGSKVCFNRTIEFLSWSEPLSCALLALAVFLMLLIAALAVLFALNASTPVVKSAGGKTCFLMLGSLACTCSSLFCYFGEPSQAACLLRVPLFAISFTVFLSCVATRSFQILCIFKLNARCPALYEAWMRRQGPVLFVAASTAAQVVLCVATEAASPSVPSREYGVRDEWVVLECARSAAADAAIAYTVLLSAACFVLSYAGTDLPAAYNEAKSLTVSLLLHLGCSAAVLCSQGALRGQAETVARVLSTLGTLAALLGGYFVPRAFVILLRPHQNTAEHFQMVIQEYTRRLAAA; this is translated from the exons ATGCCGCCGCCCGCGCTGCTCCGCCTGTGCCTCTGCGCggctgccgccgccgcctcctcgtTCACCCTCCGCGGCGATCACCGCCTGGCCGGGCTGTTCCCGCTGCACACCGCGGCGCGCCGGGACGACACCAGCCTGCTCGTGCGCGGCTGCGACGA CGCCGCCTTCAAGAGCCACGGCTACTGCCTAGCCCAGGCCCTGCGCTTCGCTGTGGAGGAGATCAACAACTCCACCACGCTGCTCCCTAATGTCACCCTGGGCTACGAAATCTACGACACCTGCTCTGAGTCTACCAACCTCCACGCCACGCTGTGCGCCCTTGCTCGCAAAGGCAGGCAGGATGTCCAGGTGCTCCCCAGTTTCCAACACTATGagccccaggctgtggctgtcATTGGCCCTGACAGCACGCGGCTGGCCCTCACCACAGCCGCTGTTCTCAGTCTCTTTCTTGTACCAGAG ATCAGCTACGAAGCCTCCACGGAGTTGCTGAGCCTGAAGCGGCTGTACCCCTCTTTCCTGCGCACCATCCCCAGTGACAAGCAGCAGGTGAAGGCCATCTTCTTGCTGCTGCAGCGCTTTGGCTGGACCtgggtggtgctgctgggcagtgaCGACACCTATGGCAGGGCCGGTCTGGatgccctgcaggagctgctgattgCAAGCAATGTATGCGTGGCCTACCGAGGCACCATCCCCGCCAACTCGGATGCCAGCAACCCAGAGCTTCACAACCTGGTCCGAATCCTCACAGATGTCAAGGTCAATGTCACTGTTGTGTTCTCCACCAAAGGAAGCGTTCTGCCGTTCTTTGAGGTGGTGGTCCAGAAGAACATCACGGGCATGGTGTGGGTGGCCTCTGAAGACTGGTCGCTGGCTCAAGCTATCTGGCAGGTACCTGGCATCCAGACCATCGGTTCGGTGTTTGGGATGGCAGTAGAGAAGCCAGAGCCCACAATGCTGGAGCGCTTTGAAGCTTGGAAGATGTGGGAGGAAGGCACTGTGGCTGAGtgtggcagcagtgcagaggcaggcagggaatcTGTGGGGAGCACACGGCTGGACTGCACGCAGTGCTGCACCGGCTGCCGCGCGCTCGCCACCGTCTCTGACATGTACGATGCTCAAGGCTCCTTCAGTGTGTACTCAGCTGTGTATGCTGTGGCCCATGGCCTCCATgacctgctgggctgtgcctcgGGGACCTGCAGCAAAGGCACTATCTATCCCTGGCAG CTCCTACAAAAGATTAGGCAAGTAAACTTCACCCTGTACAAGAGCCGAATCTCTTTTGATGCTCAAGGGGACATTCATAAAGGCTATGACATTGTCATGTGGAAGTGGCTGGGCCCAAAGTGGGCTTTTGATGTGATAGGAACATTCCGTGTGAACCCTGATAGGCTGAGCATCAACCCAGGCAAAATCCTGTGGCACACAGAAGATGGCCAG GCTCCCAGCTCGGTGTGCTCCGAGGCCTGTAAGCCAGGAGAgatgaggctgcagcagagccgcCACAAATGCTGCTTCAGCTGTGTGGCCTGTCCACCAGGAACCTTCCTGAACACATCGG ACCCCTTTGACTGCCAGGCCTGTGGCTTGGATCAGTGGGCCCCAGCAGGGAGCAAGGTCTGCTTCAACCGCACCATCGAGTTCCTGTCCTGGTCCGAGCCCCTCTCCTGCgcgctgctggccctggctgttTTTCTCATGCTGCTCATAGCGGCGCTGGCTGTCCTGTTCGCCCTCAATGCCTCCACACCTGTAGTCAAGTCCGCGGGCGGGAAGACCTGTTTCCTCATGCTGGGCTCCCTGgcctgcacctgcagcagcctcttctGCTACTTCGGGGAGCCCTCGCAGGCAGCGTGCCTGCTGAGGGTGCCGCTCTTCGCCATCAGCTTCACTGTATTCCTCTCGTGCGTGGCGACCCGCTCCTTCCAGATCCTCTGCATCTTCAAGCTGAACGCGCGCTGCCCTGCGCTCTACGAGGCCTGGATGCGGCGCCAGGGGCCGGTGCTGTTCGTGGCCGCCAGCACGGCGGCACAAGTGGTGCTGTGCGTGGCCACCGAGGCCGCCAGCCCCTCGGTGCCGAGCCGGGAGTACGGCGTGCGGGACGAGTGGGTGGTGCTGGAGTGCGCCCGGAGCGCCGCGGCCGACGCCGCCATCGCCTACACGGTGCTGCTCAGCGCCGCCTGCTTCGTGCTCAGCTACGCGGGCACGGACCTGCCCGCCGCCTACAACGAGGCCAAGAGCCTGACCGTGAGCCTGCTGCTACACCTGGGCTGCTCGGCCGCCGTGCTCTGCTCGCAGGGCGCGCTGCGCGGCCAGGCCGAGACGGTGGCGCGGGTGCTCAGCACGCTGGGCACGCTCGCAGCACTGCTGGGCGGGTACTTCGTGCCGCGGGCCTTCGTCATCCTGCTGCGGCCGCACCAAAACACGGCCGAACACTTCCAGATGGTCATCCAGGAGTACACGCGCCGCCTGGCCGCCGCCTGA
- the NOL9 gene encoding polynucleotide 5'-hydroxyl-kinase NOL9 isoform X2, whose translation MDPSHTSDPALTFTGKCRLRCLYGAVRLLGFAVASHHPGLPVFSPATHCALSLEALPGARPPAAALRQLRAAARAAMRSHRVRRPARVKLMARFSPDCAVVLLEHLDTPVTRFLLSHPPLSRFFEPQKKEESNFTPEHAVLASVGIVKCSPDCGLQVSESMCLALEELIQACCAEDEGVPVVLVCGPKNTGKSTFNRYLINLLLNRLPVVEYMECDIGQTEFTPPGCVSLSSVTEPVLGPPFTHQQMPSKMVYYGQTSCEQDTERYLEVVKYVFSYYKKEVPLIINTMGWVKGEGLLLLIDIIRLLSPSHIVQMDMCDWKVMPPLTSEHIHFSAGLHTKGKQQSKCKQLGVGSTESWKCPEGEDVSAPQHKLLYVHPEFPRAGVAGEVRVHSSILRDMSILGYLGHLQSPDIGAVLPLHSLVPYQVPFNAVALRVIHTDVAPSNIMYAVNASWVGLCCIPEEVRCQSEGPVLLTQTPICDCLGFGIVRGVDMEKKLYHILTPVPPANLRLVNCLLLGNIAIPNCVLVGQQGIEGEIPYVTSDYNYSIMGSGKLRKKKQHLKRRFECDYP comes from the exons ATGGACCCCTCACACACCTCGGACCCG GCTCTGACCTTCACCGGCAAGTGCCGCCTCCGCTGCCTCTATGGGGCCGTCCGCCTGCTGGGCTTCGCCGTGGCCTCTCACCACCCGGGACTGCCGGTCTTCTCGCCGGCCACGCACTGCGCGCTCAGCCTGGAGGCGCTGCCCGGCGctcgcccgcccgccgccgccctccGCCAGCtgcgcgccgccgcccgcgccgccaTGCGCTCGCACCGTGTCCGCCGCC CGGCGCGCGTGAAGCTGATGGCACGGTTCTCTCCCGACTGCGccgtggtgctgctggagcacctggaCACGCCGGTGACGCGGTTCCTGCTGAGCCACCCGCCGCTGTCGCGGTTTTTCGAGCCCCAG AAAAAGGAGGAGTCAAACTTCACTCCAGAGCACGCGGTCCTGGCGTCCGTGGGCATCGTGAAGTGCAGCCCCGACTGCGGGCTGCAGGTGTCGGAGAGCATGTGCCTGGCGCTGGAGGAGCTGATCCAGGCTTGCTGTG CGGAAGatgaaggtgtccctgtggtgCTTGTGTGTGGCCcaaaaaacacagggaaatcaACATTCAACAGATATCTAATTAACTTGTTACTGAACCG cctccctgtgGTGGAGTACATGGAGTGTGACATTGGCCAGACAGAATTCACTCCGCCCGGCTGCGTGTCCCTGAGCAGCGTCACAGAGCCTGTTCTGG GTCCTCCCTTCACTCACCAGCAGATGCCCAGTAAGATGGTGTATTATGGCCAGACCAGCTGtgagcaggacacagagagGTACCTTGAAGTTGTGAAATACGTGTTCAGCTACTACAAGAAGGAAGTGCCTCTAATCATCAACACCATGGGCTGGGTGAAAG GTgaagggctgctgctcctcattgATATCATCCGGCTGTTGTCACCCAGCCACATTGTTCAGATGGACATGTGTGACTGGAAGGTCATGCCCCCGCTGACGTCCGAGCACATCCACTTCAGCGCCGGGCTGCACACCAAGGGCAAGCAGCAATCCAAGTGCAAGCAGCTGGGAGTAGGCAGCACGGAGAGCTGGAAGTGCCCTGAAGGGGAGGACGTGTCAGCTCCACAGCACAAGCTGCTCTATGTCCACCCAGAGTTCCCTCGGGCAGGGGTGGCAGGTGAAGT GCGAGTGCACAGCAGCATCCTGCGTGACATGTCCATCCTGGGATACCTGGGGCATCTGCAGAGCCCAGACATTGGGGCAGTGCTCCCTCTGCACAGCCTGGTGCCATATCAG GTACCTTTCAATGCTGTTGCACTCAGGGTTATTCACACAGATGTTGCTCCCAGCAACATCATGTACGCGGTGAACGCCAGCTGGGTTGGGCTCTGCTGCATTCCCGAGGAAGTCCGGTGCCAGAGCGAAGGGCCAGTCCTGCTGACACAGACACCAATCTGTGACTGCCTGGGCTTTG gaattgtCCGAGGAGTTGATATGGAGAAGAAGCTTTACCACATCCTGACACCAGTGCCTCCAGCGAATCTGAGACTAGTGAATTGCCTGCTCCTTGGGAACATCGCCATCCCTAACTGTGTGCTTGTGGGCCAG cAAGGAATTGAGGGAGAGATTCCCTACGTCACATCCGATTACAACTACAGTATCATGGGCTCAGGGAAactgaggaagaagaagcagcatTTGAAGAGAAGATTTGAGTGTGATTATCCTTGA
- the NOL9 gene encoding polynucleotide 5'-hydroxyl-kinase NOL9 isoform X1, producing MPARRSRPRRASARALARASRAEASWREFATSFTRIGMVPQAEPGLVAVEAAEGTAVLLLEPRQALTFTGKCRLRCLYGAVRLLGFAVASHHPGLPVFSPATHCALSLEALPGARPPAAALRQLRAAARAAMRSHRVRRPARVKLMARFSPDCAVVLLEHLDTPVTRFLLSHPPLSRFFEPQKKEESNFTPEHAVLASVGIVKCSPDCGLQVSESMCLALEELIQACCAEDEGVPVVLVCGPKNTGKSTFNRYLINLLLNRLPVVEYMECDIGQTEFTPPGCVSLSSVTEPVLGPPFTHQQMPSKMVYYGQTSCEQDTERYLEVVKYVFSYYKKEVPLIINTMGWVKGEGLLLLIDIIRLLSPSHIVQMDMCDWKVMPPLTSEHIHFSAGLHTKGKQQSKCKQLGVGSTESWKCPEGEDVSAPQHKLLYVHPEFPRAGVAGEVRVHSSILRDMSILGYLGHLQSPDIGAVLPLHSLVPYQVPFNAVALRVIHTDVAPSNIMYAVNASWVGLCCIPEEVRCQSEGPVLLTQTPICDCLGFGIVRGVDMEKKLYHILTPVPPANLRLVNCLLLGNIAIPNCVLVGQQGIEGEIPYVTSDYNYSIMGSGKLRKKKQHLKRRFECDYP from the exons ATGCCCGCGCGGCGCAGCCGCCCCCGCCGGGCTTCGGCCCGTGCCCTGGCCCGCGCGAGCCGGGCGGAGGCGTCCTGGCGGGAGTTCGCCACCTCCTTCACTCGCATCGGGATGGTGCCGCAGGCTGAGCCGGGGCTGGTGGCCGTGGAGGCGGCGGAGGGCACGGCCGTACTGCTGCTGGAGCCGCGGCAG GCTCTGACCTTCACCGGCAAGTGCCGCCTCCGCTGCCTCTATGGGGCCGTCCGCCTGCTGGGCTTCGCCGTGGCCTCTCACCACCCGGGACTGCCGGTCTTCTCGCCGGCCACGCACTGCGCGCTCAGCCTGGAGGCGCTGCCCGGCGctcgcccgcccgccgccgccctccGCCAGCtgcgcgccgccgcccgcgccgccaTGCGCTCGCACCGTGTCCGCCGCC CGGCGCGCGTGAAGCTGATGGCACGGTTCTCTCCCGACTGCGccgtggtgctgctggagcacctggaCACGCCGGTGACGCGGTTCCTGCTGAGCCACCCGCCGCTGTCGCGGTTTTTCGAGCCCCAG AAAAAGGAGGAGTCAAACTTCACTCCAGAGCACGCGGTCCTGGCGTCCGTGGGCATCGTGAAGTGCAGCCCCGACTGCGGGCTGCAGGTGTCGGAGAGCATGTGCCTGGCGCTGGAGGAGCTGATCCAGGCTTGCTGTG CGGAAGatgaaggtgtccctgtggtgCTTGTGTGTGGCCcaaaaaacacagggaaatcaACATTCAACAGATATCTAATTAACTTGTTACTGAACCG cctccctgtgGTGGAGTACATGGAGTGTGACATTGGCCAGACAGAATTCACTCCGCCCGGCTGCGTGTCCCTGAGCAGCGTCACAGAGCCTGTTCTGG GTCCTCCCTTCACTCACCAGCAGATGCCCAGTAAGATGGTGTATTATGGCCAGACCAGCTGtgagcaggacacagagagGTACCTTGAAGTTGTGAAATACGTGTTCAGCTACTACAAGAAGGAAGTGCCTCTAATCATCAACACCATGGGCTGGGTGAAAG GTgaagggctgctgctcctcattgATATCATCCGGCTGTTGTCACCCAGCCACATTGTTCAGATGGACATGTGTGACTGGAAGGTCATGCCCCCGCTGACGTCCGAGCACATCCACTTCAGCGCCGGGCTGCACACCAAGGGCAAGCAGCAATCCAAGTGCAAGCAGCTGGGAGTAGGCAGCACGGAGAGCTGGAAGTGCCCTGAAGGGGAGGACGTGTCAGCTCCACAGCACAAGCTGCTCTATGTCCACCCAGAGTTCCCTCGGGCAGGGGTGGCAGGTGAAGT GCGAGTGCACAGCAGCATCCTGCGTGACATGTCCATCCTGGGATACCTGGGGCATCTGCAGAGCCCAGACATTGGGGCAGTGCTCCCTCTGCACAGCCTGGTGCCATATCAG GTACCTTTCAATGCTGTTGCACTCAGGGTTATTCACACAGATGTTGCTCCCAGCAACATCATGTACGCGGTGAACGCCAGCTGGGTTGGGCTCTGCTGCATTCCCGAGGAAGTCCGGTGCCAGAGCGAAGGGCCAGTCCTGCTGACACAGACACCAATCTGTGACTGCCTGGGCTTTG gaattgtCCGAGGAGTTGATATGGAGAAGAAGCTTTACCACATCCTGACACCAGTGCCTCCAGCGAATCTGAGACTAGTGAATTGCCTGCTCCTTGGGAACATCGCCATCCCTAACTGTGTGCTTGTGGGCCAG cAAGGAATTGAGGGAGAGATTCCCTACGTCACATCCGATTACAACTACAGTATCATGGGCTCAGGGAAactgaggaagaagaagcagcatTTGAAGAGAAGATTTGAGTGTGATTATCCTTGA